The Thermomonospora curvata DSM 43183 DNA segment GGGCGGGACCTGCGGCGGTGCCTGGTGGCCGCGGGTGTGGCCGTCTTCTTCGCCTTCCGCATCCCCTGGTGGGGGACGCGGCTCATCGGCGAGGGCCACAGCGCCCTGGAGCGCTTCACCGGACGCGTCGTGCAGGACGCCTTCGGCCTGGCCGCCATCGCGTTGGTGGTGCTCTTGGGTCACTGGTTGGTCAACCGCGTTCAAGGACAATCTGACCGGAGGGTTCCTTCTCCTGACCAGCCGGAGGTCGGTACCCTCACACCGTGATTCTTGTCGCACTGGCCATAGCGGGCATGGTGTCGGGGGTGGCCGGCCTGACGATCGCGGTGGTCGCCCACAACCGGGCCAACCAGGTCGTTCAGGAGTGCGCGGACATGCTCCGCAGACACCTGCAGTCCGTCAATGGGCCAGTGGACGGCCAGGCGCTGCGCGACCTGGCGGTCGTGCACTACGACGCGCTCAAGGAGATGTCCGGCCGCCGCTCGTTCTCGCTGGCGCTGATCAACTCGCTCGGCGATGGGGTGGTCCTCAGCTCCATCAACGGCCGCACCGAGACCCGCACCTACGCCAAGGTGGTCCGCGGCGGGCGCAGCCTGGAGGTGCTGTCGCCGGAGGAGGACCAGGCGCTGCGCGGCGCCCGGCTCGGCAAGGGCCCGGTGGTGAGCATGGACGACCCGCTGCCGGACTTCGGCGGCAACACCACCTCGGCCCGTACCTGATCTTTCGCCCGCCGGCGATGTCGCCGAGCCCGCGCCGGGACGTGCGGGCGACGACGTAAACTCGGGTCTGCTGAATCCACTGTCGTCTCACGGTCGTCGCGTGCACTCTCCGCCTCGGCGGAAGGAGCCCGCCGGACCAGTGGGCCTTTTTGCGGCCCGCACTCCCGAGAACCTCAGGCGGCCGCCCGGGGAGGCGGCTCGGCGTCGCCTCGCGCCGCCGGCCGCGGGGCCCTTGCGCGCCGTCTTCGGGAGGGACGGGCCTGAGAAGGGTTCATCGGTGAAGGTCGTCGCCGCCGCGACGGGGCGGTCCCGGGCGGCGAGACCGGGACGGGTTCGGACGCTCCCGGCGAAGGCCGCCGGGCTCGCTGAAAGGTTCACGGATGCGTTACGCCTATCTCGGTCCCCAGGGCACGTTCACCGAGGCCGCGCTGCACGCCGTCCCGGAGGCCAAGGACGCCGAGCACGTCCCCTACAGCACCGTCCCGGCCGCGCTGGACGCGCTGCGGCGCGGCGAGGTGGACGCCGCGGTGGTCGCGCTGGAGAACTCGGTGGAGGGCTCGGTCCCCACCACCTTGGACGAGCTGGCCACCGGCCAGCCGCTGCAGATCGTCGGCGAGGTGCAGCTGCCGGTCTCGTTCGCGCTGCTGGTGCGGCCGGGCACCGACTTCGCCGACATCAAGACCGTCGCCTCGCACCCGCACGCCCAGCCGCAGTGCCGCCGCTGGCTGGCCGCGCACATCCCGGACGCCGAGTGGCGGGCGGCCACCTCCAACGCCGAGGCCGCCCAGATGGTGGCCGACGGGCACTACGACGCCGCACTGGCCGGGGCGTTCGCCGCCGCCCGCTACGGGTTGTCGGTGCTGGCCGAGGACATCCACGACGTGCCGGATGCGGTGACCCGTTTCGTGGTGCTGCGCCGCCCCTGCCCGCCGCCGGAGCCCACCGGCATGGACCGCACCAGCGTGGTCGCCTTCATCGGCGAGGACCACCCGGGCGCCCTGCTGGAGATCCTGACCGAGTTCGCGGTGCGGGGCATCAACCTGACCTTGATCCAGTCCCGTCCCACCGGCACCGGGCTGGGCTCGTACCGGTTCTGGATGGACTTCGAAGGCCACGTGGCCGAAAAGCGGGTCGGTGAGGCGCTGATGGGGTTGCGCCGGATCTGCGCCGATGTGCGTTTCCTGGGCTCCTACATGCGGGCTGACCGGATCCGGCCAGAGATTCGCCGCGGCACCCACGACGCCGACTTCATCGAGGCGGCGGCCTGGTTGGCCGGCATCCGCTCCGGTCGCCTCTGAGCCGCGCGGCCCCGGCCGGGGCGCCGCCGGGTGCACGCCGAATGATCATTGGGTCATACTGGCGGTCCTTGATCATCTTTGTGGATTCGCCGGATGCCGTCTTTGCGGGCGTGTCCGCACCGTGATCGCCGCGGTTTCCCGTCCCTTTGAGTCGCCGGCGCATCCCGGTCCGGTCGGTACGGAGTTCGCATGCGCAGACTGCTGATCGCGCCGGTGGCCGCGGCCGCCCTGGTCGCCGGATCGCCGTCGGTGCCGGGGCCCCTTCCCGGGATCGCGATGGCCGCAGCCGACGAGGTGAAGCCGGCCGTCACGAAGTTCACCGAGTTCCAGGTCACCCCCACGGAGGTCGACGCCGCGGACGGGCTGGTGAGGTTCTCGGGCAGGCTGGTCCATCTGGACGCCGACGGCGCGGAACGCCCCGTGGCGGGGGTTCCGCTGCTGCTCAGCTACGGGGTTCCCGAAGAGGAGCTGGTCACCGACTCCGACGGCCGCTTCGCGGGAAGCGTCTATGTGCATCACTCCAGCGTCTCCCTCCACGTCCGGTATCAGCGGACGGCCGACAGCCCCTATCGCAACGCGGTGAGCCCTTCGGTGCCGGTCACCGTGACGGGCAGTGCCGAAACCCGGCTCTCCATTCGGGTGACTCCCGGCGACAAGATCTTCGCCCAGGACACCGCCCAGGTCAGCGGGAAGGCGGAATGGCGGCGCGTGACCGGCCAGTGGCTCCCGCTGAAGGGGCACACCGTCCGGGTGATGTGCGGGACTGACGGACAGAGCGTGCGCACCGCGCTCGATGGGACTTACGCGATCCCCTTCACGGTCCGCCGGCGGTGCAACTTCTACGTCCACTACCCGTCCCACGAGCCGCAGACGCTGCTGTCGTCGACGGCTTCTGCACGGCCCACGCCGGAGGTACATGTCCGCACCCGCTTTGCGGACGTCGAATGGCCCCGTGCGGTGGAGCGCGGCAAGAGAATCCTGGTCACCGGTTACCTCTACGGGAACGAGGATGCCGGATTCAGCCCCGTCCGCGGCGCGCGGGTGAGGCTGGAGTTCTCTCCCGACGGGCGGCGGTGGAAGCACGCCGGTGATTCGCCGGTCAGCGAGGAGTCGCATTTCGAGCTGTCCGCCCTCGCCCCCGGCAAGGGCTACTGGCGGATTCGCACCCTCCAGGTGCCCTCCTACTGCACCTCTCCGGGAGTCCTCCGGAGCGCCCTCATACCGGTCAAGGA contains these protein-coding regions:
- the pheA gene encoding prephenate dehydratase, with product MRYAYLGPQGTFTEAALHAVPEAKDAEHVPYSTVPAALDALRRGEVDAAVVALENSVEGSVPTTLDELATGQPLQIVGEVQLPVSFALLVRPGTDFADIKTVASHPHAQPQCRRWLAAHIPDAEWRAATSNAEAAQMVADGHYDAALAGAFAAARYGLSVLAEDIHDVPDAVTRFVVLRRPCPPPEPTGMDRTSVVAFIGEDHPGALLEILTEFAVRGINLTLIQSRPTGTGLGSYRFWMDFEGHVAEKRVGEALMGLRRICADVRFLGSYMRADRIRPEIRRGTHDADFIEAAAWLAGIRSGRL
- a CDS encoding DUF4446 family protein gives rise to the protein MILVALAIAGMVSGVAGLTIAVVAHNRANQVVQECADMLRRHLQSVNGPVDGQALRDLAVVHYDALKEMSGRRSFSLALINSLGDGVVLSSINGRTETRTYAKVVRGGRSLEVLSPEEDQALRGARLGKGPVVSMDDPLPDFGGNTTSART